The Methylomonas koyamae genome has a segment encoding these proteins:
- a CDS encoding M67 family metallopeptidase yields the protein MTNTLEINLPRKLTNQLLHLAQMSPEAEICGLIGADASGKPVGCYPVNNSAAEPKRRFLLDAAEQIAAMKQMRENGQSLFAIYHSHPDAPATPSATDIAEAAYPDALNLIISLNTKGVLEMRGFKIDGNNVTEAVLNLIEA from the coding sequence ATGACCAACACTTTAGAAATCAACCTGCCGCGCAAACTGACCAACCAATTGCTGCATCTGGCGCAAATGTCACCGGAGGCCGAGATCTGCGGTTTGATCGGCGCCGACGCCAGCGGCAAACCGGTCGGCTGCTATCCGGTCAACAACAGTGCCGCCGAGCCGAAACGCCGATTTTTACTGGATGCGGCCGAACAAATCGCGGCGATGAAGCAAATGCGCGAAAACGGGCAAAGCCTGTTCGCGATTTACCATTCCCATCCCGACGCGCCGGCCACGCCCTCGGCCACCGACATCGCCGAAGCCGCTTATCCGGATGCGCTGAATTTGATTATCTCGTTGAACACCAAAGGCGTATTGGAAATGCGCGGCTTCAAGATCGACGGCAATAACGTCACCGAAGCCGTGTTGAATTTGATCGAAGCCTAA
- the prfA gene encoding peptide chain release factor 1, which yields MKPSIKTKLENLGERFEEITALLTQPEVQSNQNQFRSLSQEYAQLEPIVACYKQYQDNEANLAAAKEMAKDSDPELREMAKEEIAAADSRRETLEQELQILLLPKDPNDNHNVFLEVRAGTGGDEAAIFSGDLARMYQRYAERQGWNVEIINENRGEHGGYKEIIMRVAGQNVYSQLKFESGTHRVQRVPETESQGRVHTSACTVAIMPEVDSVDEIEINPADLRIDTYRASGAGGQHVNRTDSAIRITHIPTGVVVECQDERSQHKNRARAMSVLQARLLAAEQEKIHAEQSESRKLQVGSGDRSERIRTYNYPQGRLTDHRINLTLYKLEDIMEGALEQVIQPLIHEHQAELLTQLGNV from the coding sequence ATGAAACCCTCGATAAAAACCAAGCTGGAAAACCTCGGCGAGCGCTTCGAAGAAATTACCGCGCTGCTAACCCAACCGGAAGTGCAAAGCAACCAAAACCAATTCCGCAGCCTGAGCCAGGAGTATGCCCAGCTCGAACCCATCGTCGCCTGCTACAAACAATACCAAGATAACGAAGCCAATTTGGCAGCGGCCAAGGAAATGGCCAAAGACAGCGACCCGGAACTGCGAGAGATGGCCAAGGAAGAAATCGCCGCGGCCGACAGCCGGCGGGAAACCCTGGAGCAGGAATTGCAAATCCTGCTGCTGCCGAAAGACCCCAACGATAACCACAACGTCTTTCTGGAAGTCCGCGCCGGTACCGGCGGCGACGAAGCGGCGATTTTTTCCGGCGACCTGGCGCGCATGTACCAACGCTATGCCGAGCGCCAAGGCTGGAATGTGGAAATCATCAACGAAAACCGCGGCGAGCATGGCGGCTACAAAGAGATCATCATGCGCGTCGCCGGCCAGAACGTCTATTCGCAATTGAAATTCGAATCCGGCACGCACCGGGTGCAGCGGGTGCCGGAAACGGAATCGCAGGGCCGAGTGCATACTTCGGCTTGCACCGTGGCGATCATGCCGGAAGTCGACAGCGTCGACGAAATCGAGATCAATCCGGCCGATCTGCGCATCGACACCTACCGCGCCTCCGGCGCCGGCGGCCAGCACGTCAATAGAACGGATTCGGCGATTCGCATCACCCACATTCCGACCGGCGTCGTCGTCGAGTGCCAGGACGAGCGCTCGCAACACAAAAACCGGGCGCGGGCAATGTCGGTACTGCAAGCGCGTTTGCTGGCCGCCGAACAAGAAAAAATCCATGCCGAACAATCGGAAAGCCGCAAACTGCAGGTGGGCAGCGGAGACCGTTCCGAGCGTATCCGCACCTACAATTACCCGCAGGGCCGCCTGACCGACCACCGCATCAACCTGACGCTGTATAAATTGGAAGACATTATGGAAGGCGCGCTGGAGCAAGTCATTCAACCCTTGATCCACGAGCACCAGGCCGAATTGCTGACCCAGCTCGGCAATGTCTGA
- a CDS encoding tetratricopeptide repeat protein, which yields MNKWIATAIVLSLAGCAVAPEKEATVEGRPAKVDGLESRVNRNTVIDEEVLYLLMAAELAGQRNQYDLAMDAYLQAAKRVDDPRIAERAVKIGLFLKDETRTREALTVWLSKDGKNLAARKFAALLAIKNSDRKAALDNLDAMLVDDPAGFEAGLLEMSKLLEKEGRTQFTYDVLDELAQMRPAHAGIFFVQAVLASVLQQNELAQQKISQALLLEPDWNKAVIFQAQLAGRAGDLVKAREYLEKAVKQAPNDKQLRKMLLEVLVSNRDYDDAIKLCQSVLDDKPDDPETLFTLALIHMQQNQVDKAENTLEKLLSNPEWEGQASFYLGKIELDQQRPEKALAWFDRVEEGNYAFDADMAAVSLLMGQKRLDDVEARVKRMEVKYPEQRLRILMVKAELYNQSGRYQEAFDALSLALKEAPENRDVLYARALVAERLDKLDVLEADLLKILEKKPDDVAALNALGYTLVDRTQRYDEAAKYLGKAIELQPDEPVIVDSYGWLLYKQGKLALALEYLRKAYEKQPENEIAAHIAEVLWEMGDKKQARELFDAAFKKSPDDEYLLEFKKRFLQNGQ from the coding sequence ATGAACAAATGGATAGCCACAGCAATAGTTTTATCTTTAGCCGGATGTGCTGTTGCGCCTGAAAAGGAGGCAACGGTCGAGGGGCGGCCGGCAAAGGTCGACGGCCTGGAAAGCCGGGTTAACCGCAACACCGTGATCGACGAAGAGGTGTTGTATTTGCTGATGGCGGCGGAGTTGGCAGGCCAGCGCAACCAATACGATTTGGCCATGGATGCTTACTTGCAGGCCGCAAAACGGGTCGACGATCCGCGCATCGCCGAAAGGGCGGTGAAAATCGGCTTGTTCTTGAAGGACGAAACGCGGACGCGGGAAGCGTTGACGGTATGGCTGTCTAAAGACGGCAAAAATTTGGCGGCCAGAAAATTCGCGGCGCTGTTGGCGATTAAGAATTCGGACCGTAAGGCTGCGCTGGATAATCTCGATGCGATGCTGGTCGACGATCCCGCCGGTTTCGAAGCCGGGTTGCTGGAGATGAGCAAACTGTTGGAAAAAGAGGGCCGGACTCAGTTTACTTACGACGTGTTGGATGAGTTGGCGCAAATGCGTCCGGCGCATGCCGGCATCTTCTTCGTCCAGGCCGTATTGGCTTCGGTACTGCAACAAAACGAACTGGCCCAACAAAAAATCAGCCAAGCGCTGTTATTGGAGCCCGACTGGAACAAGGCGGTTATTTTTCAAGCCCAGTTGGCCGGGCGCGCAGGCGACTTGGTCAAGGCCAGAGAGTATCTTGAAAAAGCGGTCAAACAAGCGCCGAACGACAAGCAGCTGCGCAAAATGCTGTTGGAGGTTTTGGTCAGTAATCGCGATTACGACGACGCGATCAAGCTTTGCCAGTCGGTGCTGGACGATAAGCCCGACGATCCCGAGACACTGTTTACGCTGGCTTTGATTCACATGCAGCAAAACCAGGTCGACAAAGCCGAAAATACTTTGGAGAAGCTTTTGTCCAATCCGGAATGGGAAGGCCAAGCCAGTTTTTATCTGGGCAAGATAGAGCTGGACCAACAGCGACCGGAAAAAGCCTTGGCTTGGTTCGATCGGGTCGAAGAAGGCAATTATGCGTTCGACGCCGATATGGCGGCAGTGTCGTTGTTGATGGGGCAGAAGCGTTTAGATGACGTCGAGGCGCGCGTCAAGCGGATGGAGGTCAAATATCCTGAGCAGCGTCTACGGATTCTGATGGTCAAGGCGGAGTTGTACAACCAGTCCGGCCGGTATCAGGAAGCTTTCGATGCATTAAGTTTGGCGCTTAAGGAGGCTCCGGAGAATCGCGATGTGCTTTACGCCCGTGCGCTGGTTGCTGAGCGTTTGGATAAGCTTGACGTTCTGGAAGCCGATTTGTTGAAGATTTTGGAGAAGAAACCGGACGACGTGGCGGCGTTGAATGCGCTGGGTTATACCCTAGTCGATAGAACGCAACGCTACGATGAGGCGGCAAAATATTTGGGCAAGGCCATCGAGTTGCAACCCGATGAGCCGGTGATCGTCGATAGCTACGGTTGGTTGTTGTATAAGCAGGGTAAGTTGGCGTTGGCCTTGGAATATTTGCGCAAGGCCTACGAGAAACAACCGGAAAACGAGATTGCCGCCCATATTGCCGAGGTGCTTTGGGAGATGGGCGACAAAAAGCAGGCGAGGGAATTGTTCGATGCCGCGTTTAAAAAATCTCCGGATGACGAATATCTGCTTGAGTTCAAAAAACGCTTTTTGCAGAACGGCCAGTGA
- a CDS encoding porin, translating into MKLSKLSLAIVAVMGAGSFAEAVALDLYVDDKTKQIFAEPGPGRTKLGSFEKVEDNAKQKADLTAIQTDLELKTNELKAIEEHIVAQREDKAKNDEKWFNKINMRGYTQMRYNQPLSGDRVAGEPELKSVGDGSIGNNSNFSLRRVRLVFSGDINDYISLYLQPDFATTNGDLNFAQLRDAYADLAFDKAHEYRIRAGQSKVPFGWENLQSSQNRLTLDRDDALNSAVPSERDLGLFAYWSPSDVQKLWKDLTKKGLKTSGDYGVLGIGVYNGQGINKAEANDGMYLVAHSTYPFDLGFMGLRGQVVEIGADALSGRFNRSTAAYTSRFGSGTPTARDNSEDRVGVHAVLFPQPFGLQAEWNWGAGSTLDPVTNVIDRKHLEGGYVQAMYKIDEVFGTKGTMFPYVKWQTYDGAWKGVTNAPRVSVDEVEAGVEYQINKALELTVAYSTMNRTQIQTQTTAAGFLQQASGDMIRTQLQFNY; encoded by the coding sequence ATGAAACTTTCCAAGCTTAGTTTGGCAATCGTGGCGGTGATGGGTGCCGGCAGCTTTGCCGAAGCCGTCGCGTTGGACCTGTACGTGGACGACAAAACCAAGCAGATCTTTGCCGAGCCCGGTCCCGGCCGGACCAAATTAGGGTCTTTCGAAAAAGTCGAAGACAATGCCAAACAAAAAGCCGATTTGACTGCGATTCAAACCGATCTGGAACTGAAAACCAACGAATTGAAAGCCATCGAAGAGCATATCGTGGCTCAGCGCGAAGACAAGGCCAAGAACGACGAGAAGTGGTTCAACAAGATCAACATGCGCGGTTATACCCAAATGCGTTATAACCAGCCTCTGAGTGGGGATCGCGTCGCTGGCGAACCGGAGCTGAAATCGGTCGGCGATGGTTCGATCGGCAATAACAGTAACTTCTCATTGCGCCGGGTACGTTTGGTTTTCTCCGGCGACATCAACGACTATATCTCGTTGTACTTGCAACCGGATTTCGCCACTACCAACGGCGACCTAAACTTTGCCCAGTTGCGCGATGCTTATGCCGACTTGGCCTTCGACAAAGCCCATGAATATCGGATTCGCGCCGGCCAATCGAAAGTACCGTTCGGTTGGGAAAACCTGCAATCCTCGCAAAACCGTTTGACCCTGGACCGCGACGACGCCCTGAACAGCGCGGTACCCAGCGAACGTGATTTGGGCTTATTTGCCTACTGGAGTCCGTCCGACGTACAAAAGCTCTGGAAGGATTTGACCAAGAAGGGCTTGAAAACCTCGGGTGATTACGGTGTCTTGGGTATCGGTGTTTATAACGGTCAAGGTATCAACAAAGCCGAAGCCAATGACGGGATGTATTTGGTAGCCCACTCTACCTATCCATTCGACCTGGGCTTCATGGGCCTGAGAGGTCAAGTAGTGGAAATTGGGGCTGATGCGTTATCGGGCCGGTTTAACCGATCCACTGCGGCGTATACCAGCCGCTTCGGTTCCGGCACCCCGACCGCGCGGGATAACAGCGAAGACCGGGTAGGCGTCCACGCAGTCTTATTCCCGCAACCATTCGGCTTGCAAGCGGAATGGAACTGGGGGGCGGGCTCCACGCTCGATCCGGTAACCAACGTCATCGACCGCAAACATTTGGAAGGCGGTTATGTCCAAGCCATGTACAAAATCGACGAAGTATTCGGTACCAAAGGCACGATGTTCCCTTATGTGAAATGGCAAACCTACGACGGCGCGTGGAAAGGCGTTACCAATGCCCCGAGAGTGTCGGTTGATGAAGTCGAGGCAGGTGTCGAGTATCAAATCAATAAGGCTTTGGAGTTAACTGTGGCTTACTCAACTATGAACCGTACCCAAATCCAAACTCAAACAACCGCCGCCGGATTTTTGCAGCAAGCCAGCGGCGACATGATCCGTACCCAGTTGCAGTTCAACTACTAA
- a CDS encoding cation diffusion facilitator family transporter — translation MADAPKSLAAYGWLSIAAAVSTIALKSYAYWLTGSVGLLSDALESVINLLAAVIMVAVLSISARPPDATHAYGHEKIEYFSSGAEGVMILLAAFSIGFSAWDRLWHPQALQQLDLGIAISVFASLINLAVARILIRVGRNRQSITLEADGKHLMTDVWTTVGILVGIALISVGNRFEASLSLAKSLGMTGWEILDPLLAIGVALHIVWAGLQLIRRTVSGLLDAALPADEVRAIVEVLEQYVASHAIAYHALRTRYAGARRFMSVHVLVPGQWSVQQGHDLLEDIERRIMDNLDNIDIDTHLEPIEDLASWEHK, via the coding sequence ATGGCTGACGCACCGAAATCTCTCGCCGCTTATGGTTGGCTGTCCATCGCCGCGGCCGTGTCGACTATCGCGCTGAAAAGTTACGCCTATTGGCTGACCGGGTCGGTGGGTTTGTTATCCGACGCACTGGAATCGGTGATTAATTTGTTGGCGGCGGTGATCATGGTTGCCGTGTTGAGTATTTCCGCCCGGCCACCGGATGCTACCCACGCCTACGGCCACGAGAAAATCGAGTATTTTTCCAGCGGCGCCGAAGGCGTGATGATTCTGCTTGCGGCTTTCAGCATCGGTTTTTCGGCTTGGGATCGCTTGTGGCATCCGCAGGCTTTGCAACAACTGGATTTGGGTATTGCCATATCGGTGTTCGCGTCGTTGATCAATCTGGCGGTCGCGCGCATTTTGATCCGGGTTGGCCGCAACCGGCAATCGATCACGCTCGAAGCCGACGGCAAGCACTTGATGACCGACGTCTGGACCACGGTCGGCATCCTGGTCGGGATTGCCTTGATTTCAGTGGGCAACCGGTTCGAAGCCAGTTTGAGTCTGGCGAAAAGTCTGGGTATGACCGGCTGGGAAATTCTGGATCCGTTGCTGGCGATCGGCGTGGCCTTGCATATCGTTTGGGCCGGCTTGCAGTTGATTCGGCGTACCGTTTCCGGATTGCTCGACGCGGCCTTGCCGGCCGACGAGGTCAGAGCCATCGTTGAGGTGTTGGAGCAATACGTCGCCAGCCATGCTATTGCCTACCACGCCTTGCGGACCCGTTACGCCGGTGCCCGCCGTTTCATGTCGGTGCACGTGCTGGTGCCGGGCCAATGGAGCGTACAGCAGGGCCACGATTTGCTGGAAGACATCGAGCGGCGGATCATGGACAATTTGGACAACATCGATATCGACACCCATCTGGAACCGATCGAAGACCTTGCCTCCTGGGAGCATAAATAA
- the hemA gene encoding glutamyl-tRNA reductase, whose amino-acid sequence MTLLAVGINYNTAPVAVRERLAFPSEALESTLKNLWSIREISEAAILSTCNRTEFYCQADSDDQSSLVEWIADTKRIKPAEFTPYLYSYKDSQSIRHMFRVACGLDSMILGEPQILGQMKTAYHAASQAGTLGRNLSKLFQHTFSAAKKVRTDTAIGSSPVSVAFAAVQLAQQIFDKLSDQTALLIGAGETIELTARHLFQHGIGRIIIANRTYDKAHALAAQFNGYAISLAELPNHLAEADIVVSSTASQLPILGKGRVESAIKIRKHKPMFMVDLAVPRDIEAEVGHLRDVYLYTVDDLQHTVNQNMDSRRRAAEQAEEIIDTQVEHFLAWLRSQGAQETIRDYRAQAEQTRDEALQRALAQLNSGASAEDVLQRLAHTLTNKLIHTPCAQLRDAGANERHDLIAASREIFKLR is encoded by the coding sequence ATGACTCTTCTTGCCGTAGGGATAAATTACAACACTGCGCCGGTCGCCGTCCGCGAACGGTTAGCGTTCCCGTCGGAAGCCCTGGAAAGCACGCTGAAAAATTTGTGGAGCATCCGCGAAATCAGCGAAGCGGCAATACTTTCTACCTGCAACCGTACCGAATTTTACTGTCAGGCCGATAGCGACGACCAAAGCTCTCTGGTGGAATGGATTGCCGATACCAAGCGGATCAAACCTGCCGAGTTCACGCCCTACCTATACAGCTATAAAGACAGCCAATCGATTCGCCACATGTTTCGCGTCGCCTGCGGCCTCGATTCGATGATACTCGGCGAGCCCCAAATTCTGGGCCAGATGAAAACCGCCTACCACGCCGCCTCGCAAGCCGGCACGCTGGGCCGCAACCTCAGCAAGCTATTCCAGCATACCTTTTCCGCCGCGAAAAAGGTGCGTACCGATACGGCGATCGGCTCCAGCCCGGTTTCCGTGGCCTTCGCCGCGGTGCAACTGGCGCAGCAAATCTTCGACAAGCTGAGCGACCAGACCGCACTGTTGATCGGCGCCGGCGAAACCATAGAACTCACCGCCCGGCATTTGTTCCAACACGGCATCGGCCGGATTATCATCGCCAACCGCACTTACGATAAAGCGCACGCGCTCGCCGCCCAATTTAACGGCTATGCCATCTCGCTGGCGGAACTGCCCAACCATCTGGCCGAAGCCGATATCGTAGTTTCGTCCACCGCCAGCCAGTTGCCGATTTTAGGCAAAGGCCGGGTCGAGAGCGCGATCAAAATCCGTAAACACAAACCGATGTTCATGGTCGATTTGGCCGTGCCGCGCGATATCGAGGCCGAAGTCGGGCACTTACGCGACGTTTATCTGTACACGGTAGACGACCTGCAGCACACCGTGAACCAGAACATGGACTCCCGCCGCCGCGCCGCCGAACAAGCCGAAGAGATCATCGACACCCAAGTCGAACATTTCCTGGCTTGGCTGCGCTCGCAAGGCGCCCAAGAAACCATTCGCGATTACCGTGCCCAAGCGGAGCAGACCCGCGACGAAGCCTTGCAACGAGCGCTAGCCCAACTCAACAGCGGCGCCAGCGCCGAAGACGTGTTGCAACGCCTGGCCCATACCCTGACCAACAAACTCATCCATACTCCGTGCGCGCAACTGCGCGATGCCGGCGCCAACGAACGCCACGACCTGATCGCCGCCTCCCGCGAAATTTTCAAATTAAGATAA
- the prmC gene encoding peptide chain release factor N(5)-glutamine methyltransferase, which translates to MSDTDRGEQSSIADLLASAARTLAESSETAWLDAEVLLCHCLDKPRSYLRAWPEHRPDAEPVAEFRSLLERRRQGVPVAYLTGCREFWSRDFLVNADVLIPRPDTELLIELCLSLLPADSTGKVIDLGTGSGILAITLAAERPLARVTGTDVSPAALEIAKRNAAQLRVTNVEFAASNWFAEITESGFDLVVSNPPYIADDDPHLQQGDVRFEPAGALVSAENGLKDIHSIAEQARAHLKPQGHLLLEHGYNQQAGVQAILAALGYRQIATHNDLANNPRVTTGVWNS; encoded by the coding sequence ATGTCTGACACCGATCGCGGCGAACAGTCAAGCATCGCCGATTTGCTGGCTTCCGCCGCCCGCACGCTAGCCGAAAGCTCCGAAACCGCCTGGCTCGACGCCGAAGTTCTGCTTTGCCATTGCCTGGATAAGCCGCGCTCATATCTGCGCGCCTGGCCGGAGCACCGGCCGGATGCCGAACCGGTCGCCGAATTTCGCAGCTTGCTCGAACGCCGCCGGCAAGGCGTTCCGGTGGCTTATTTGACCGGCTGCCGCGAATTCTGGTCGCGCGACTTTCTAGTCAACGCCGACGTACTGATTCCGCGACCGGATACCGAGTTACTGATCGAACTCTGCTTGAGCTTGCTGCCGGCCGATAGTACCGGCAAGGTCATCGATCTGGGCACCGGTTCCGGGATACTGGCGATTACGCTGGCCGCCGAACGGCCGCTGGCCCGCGTCACCGGTACCGATGTCAGCCCGGCGGCACTGGAAATCGCCAAGCGTAACGCTGCGCAGCTCCGGGTAACTAACGTCGAATTCGCCGCATCGAATTGGTTTGCGGAAATTACCGAATCCGGTTTTGACTTGGTGGTCAGCAACCCGCCGTATATTGCCGACGACGACCCACATTTGCAGCAGGGCGATGTCCGTTTCGAACCGGCCGGCGCTTTGGTCAGCGCCGAAAACGGCCTGAAAGACATCCACTCGATCGCCGAACAAGCCCGAGCCCACCTGAAGCCGCAAGGACACCTGCTGCTGGAACACGGTTACAATCAACAAGCCGGCGTCCAGGCGATTTTGGCGGCGCTCGGTTACCGGCAGATCGCCACGCACAACGATTTAGCGAATAATCCTCGCGTTACCACAGGGGTATGGAATTCATGA
- a CDS encoding sensor histidine kinase codes for MYPTMRRLLFRPVIFVSFVLGLLVIAELLAIGRLTWVNDQRIHIIERDIGRGHHLEDTLFELLQLQLTLSTNQSASEAEKSQMSDIQEQLIGGLSDYDSAIPANLQQLQEVFGKAVQGDQANLVHALQLIKQVLDRQAQEEERLLINIEDDGELEMQLAILLPLLLLWIVGYFFRTNVLEPLDCLKELLSGLAEGEMKPINRSTSDPLMHALFDRYNHLVSRLVELEREHLQHTELLEYRVRQTSHALLERSQQLAKAERLAALAELAASTAHELRNPLASIQLALENMLEECGDSELAERLRMVYREVQRLTRNLNDLLASARSNGETSQRVAVQPLLEELLTLLKYQARENVAFNCRVADNLYAFLPESEFRQAILNLLLNAVQAIGPNNGAVDVTAEIVDDKLELTVVDSGPGFSADFLRHGIRPFVSLKDGGSGLGLAMVRRFAKDHQGALQLQNDAQGHACVTLTLPLTV; via the coding sequence ATGTACCCCACCATGCGCCGCCTGCTGTTTCGGCCGGTTATTTTCGTCAGCTTTGTTCTTGGCCTGTTGGTGATTGCCGAATTGTTGGCGATCGGCCGCTTGACCTGGGTTAACGATCAGCGGATCCACATCATCGAACGCGATATCGGCCGCGGCCACCATTTGGAAGATACGCTATTCGAACTGCTGCAACTGCAATTGACGCTGTCGACCAATCAGAGCGCCTCCGAAGCCGAGAAAAGCCAAATGTCCGATATCCAGGAGCAATTGATCGGCGGCTTGAGCGACTACGACAGCGCGATTCCGGCTAATCTGCAGCAATTGCAGGAAGTGTTCGGCAAGGCGGTGCAGGGCGACCAGGCCAATCTGGTCCATGCCTTGCAATTGATCAAGCAGGTTCTGGACCGCCAGGCTCAAGAAGAAGAGCGGCTGTTGATCAATATCGAGGACGACGGCGAACTCGAAATGCAGTTGGCGATTTTGTTGCCGCTGTTGCTGCTGTGGATCGTCGGTTATTTCTTCCGCACCAATGTATTGGAACCGTTGGACTGTTTGAAGGAACTGTTGTCCGGTCTGGCGGAAGGCGAAATGAAGCCGATCAACCGCAGCACCTCGGATCCTTTAATGCACGCCTTGTTCGACCGCTATAACCATTTGGTCTCGCGTCTGGTGGAGCTGGAGCGCGAACATTTGCAGCATACCGAATTGCTGGAATACCGAGTCCGGCAAACCAGCCACGCTTTGCTGGAGCGCAGCCAGCAGTTGGCCAAGGCCGAGCGTTTGGCGGCATTGGCCGAATTGGCGGCCAGCACTGCCCACGAACTGCGCAATCCGCTGGCCAGTATCCAATTGGCACTGGAGAACATGTTGGAGGAATGCGGCGACAGCGAATTGGCGGAACGGTTGCGGATGGTGTACCGCGAAGTGCAGCGGCTGACTCGCAATTTGAACGATTTATTGGCCTCGGCCCGCAGTAACGGCGAGACGTCGCAACGGGTCGCGGTGCAGCCTTTGCTGGAAGAATTGTTAACCTTGCTGAAATACCAGGCCCGGGAAAATGTGGCGTTCAATTGTCGGGTGGCCGATAACCTGTATGCCTTCTTGCCGGAGAGCGAGTTCCGCCAGGCGATCCTGAATTTATTGTTGAATGCGGTGCAGGCCATCGGCCCCAATAACGGCGCCGTCGACGTCACGGCCGAGATTGTAGACGACAAGTTGGAGCTTACCGTGGTCGATTCCGGTCCGGGTTTCAGCGCCGACTTTTTGCGCCACGGCATCCGCCCCTTTGTCAGCCTGAAGGACGGCGGCAGCGGTTTGGGGTTGGCGATGGTCCGGCGTTTCGCCAAAGACCACCAAGGGGCGCTGCAATTGCAAAACGATGCCCAGGGCCATGCTTGCGTAACATTGACCTTGCCGCTGACCGTATGA
- a CDS encoding sigma-54-dependent transcriptional regulator yields the protein MPDTLLIIEDEALLGSELARFFRKKNWEVTISENLQQAERHLLSQTIDPLVVLSDMNLPDGNALDLLERIKDKIVSSEWVFLTGYGGVADSVRAVRLGAYDFVEKPCELERLNLLVEGAARSARAQRQVQHQAMARNSKHTVDALIGGSQAATLLRTMIAQVANTPFSSLIISGETGTGKGLIARILHASGNRANAPLIEINCAALPRELLESELFGYEAGAFTGAKKRHRGLFEQAHTGTLFLDEIGEMDLDLQTKLLKAVEDLRIRRLGGETEIAIDVQIIAATNLNLLQKVELGLFRSDLYHRLNVMSLRVPALRERKQDLEELVPFFVAESNRKSAKNVSKISKQAWALLKGYDWPGNVRELRNVVERCVLLATDENFPEHWLQLPNAPTGPAVQQNENGIFLPLDGSLSLHDMEKYLIQEVLNRTDENVTAAARMLGTTRETLRYRVQKYNLKCKGS from the coding sequence ATGCCGGACACTCTGTTAATCATCGAAGATGAGGCCTTGCTCGGTTCCGAGCTGGCGCGTTTTTTTCGGAAAAAAAATTGGGAAGTGACGATTAGCGAGAATCTGCAACAAGCCGAGCGGCATTTGTTGAGCCAGACTATCGATCCGTTGGTGGTGTTGTCCGACATGAACCTGCCGGACGGCAATGCCCTGGATTTGCTGGAAAGAATCAAGGACAAAATCGTCAGCAGCGAATGGGTGTTTTTAACCGGTTACGGCGGGGTTGCCGACTCGGTGCGGGCGGTGCGTTTGGGCGCTTACGACTTCGTCGAAAAACCCTGCGAGCTGGAGCGGCTGAACTTGTTGGTCGAAGGTGCAGCGCGCAGTGCGCGGGCCCAGCGCCAGGTGCAGCATCAGGCTATGGCGCGCAACAGCAAGCACACGGTAGATGCCTTGATCGGCGGCAGTCAGGCGGCGACTTTACTGAGGACTATGATCGCCCAGGTGGCGAATACGCCGTTTTCCAGTTTGATCATTTCCGGCGAAACCGGTACCGGCAAGGGCTTGATCGCCCGCATCCTGCACGCCTCCGGCAACCGGGCCAATGCGCCGCTGATCGAGATCAACTGTGCGGCGTTGCCGCGGGAATTGTTGGAATCGGAATTATTCGGGTACGAAGCCGGCGCGTTTACCGGTGCCAAGAAGCGCCACCGCGGTTTGTTCGAGCAGGCCCACACCGGCACTTTGTTTCTCGACGAGATCGGCGAGATGGATCTGGATTTGCAGACCAAGTTACTGAAGGCGGTGGAGGATTTGCGCATTCGGCGTTTGGGCGGCGAAACCGAGATTGCGATAGACGTGCAAATCATCGCCGCCACCAACTTGAATCTGTTGCAAAAAGTCGAGCTGGGCTTATTCCGCAGCGATTTGTACCACCGCCTGAACGTGATGAGCCTGCGGGTGCCGGCCTTACGCGAGCGCAAGCAGGATTTGGAGGAACTGGTGCCGTTTTTCGTCGCCGAGAGCAACCGCAAGTCGGCGAAGAATGTCAGCAAAATTTCCAAACAGGCCTGGGCTTTATTGAAAGGCTACGATTGGCCCGGCAACGTGCGCGAATTGCGCAATGTGGTCGAGCGCTGCGTGTTGCTGGCAACCGACGAGAACTTTCCCGAGCATTGGTTGCAATTGCCGAATGCACCGACCGGTCCGGCCGTGCAGCAAAACGAAAACGGCATTTTTCTGCCGTTGGACGGCAGTCTGAGCCTGCACGATATGGAGAAATACCTGATCCAGGAAGTATTGAACCGCACCGACGAAAATGTCACCGCGGCTGCACGGATGTTGGGCACGACCCGAGAGACTTTGCGTTACCGGGTGCAGAAATACAACCTGAAGTGCAAGGGCTCTTAG